The DNA segment GAATTATCTGAGAAGTATTGtgaccaaactgaaaaaaatactgaccaaagtcaatcatctcgtgatcctataaatagcgaccctaagtgtgaccctttgagctctacgggatcacaacaggctgtgccccagtatcaccctctgagctgggatgcctcttagggcagattttgtgaggagttcaaagaacagatttcatgaagatttccaagatcatctgctgatagacactgacaaagagaaagggttcaaaaattctctgctgaaaaatgatgaaatgacGTTTCAGTGATTATTTGGTACCAGTAATTTACTATCACACGTCAAACTCTATACctctctgtgtatgtatgtttttgtatgtgtgtatttgaTTCAGGAAACTTATGATGttgattataattaattttattacatCAGCCAGTGATTAAgcattgccaaaaatcattcaacctaatcttgtggtttaccttcACAGTGTTAATGCATCCTAactttctgctacctcaaaattttgtgggatatataatcactcattacccaacaaattagtgtaaaaagtaaacaagatattttccttactcttgatattaattccattagacataaacccttAACCGGGTCTGGGGAtaagattggatctagctgcacctagactcctctctgaggaggagttaAGAAATTAAGGGGGCCTGATCTGAAACTCGTGACGTAATGGGACGGTCTCCCTTATCCTTTTcatcttcggtctctgtgtaaatcattctaactcgaCTCTACcgcaattttcctttctgtgtttcttccatgtagtaagtaatagagtgaaacttgccatcaaatttcattaagtcacactgttacaaattcacattaaagtcactttttgctaatacctttccccaAGTTTTAGTGATCTAAAACCTTCATTGGTGACATGAtgggacaaagacctgggttctgttgcACCTTCCATCCTTaccagcgccctttgccatccccaccgcaggctgttctaccctgtcccactcctgcccctctctccctgcaggctggagcacccatctcccttccccgccttgcacccaccccaccatttcccgaccttcactgatgtttcccactaccaaggaaagctctaccacctcagaaacTGCCCTCccagcagggaacccaacccaaaggcttcctgtggcctttcacctgaccagagagcaggaaccccaccaggatcttctaaagcacatgaccgctgctggcctttcagcttctcggatggacgtgaccaagccatgtgcctgctgctgtcccacatgtcctcaggtggaatggacatgacaACCCATGTCCAAGCgcttctcctgggtaaggcctatgggtactttggcagaggcactttcccagccgtgtacctgctgctgggctgtcacctccagagacagaactgaactcacggtccccttcacagccacacgcttcctactgaattgtgagattctgagacacaactgacctcATAATACCATACACATCCATCACCCTCCTCATGGCCCAGAACCTGACCAGatcaaaatctgtttgtttattaacatctatcaaatatatttcttactaacggtctgagtggagaaacattcttcacaggaactgctgtagttatgtttgcacattttatagctcctcttctgcctctttttttatttcctttttcctcagcCTATTTTGTCATCAGAAACCTCgtcaagggaaagattcatggaatcacagagtAACTCAGGTGTGAAGAGagccctgaacaacctcttgTCCGACTTTCAAGTTGAAGGCAGGGTGAACCAGGTGAGGTTGTTCGaggcctctgtccagctttgcatcacccacaaaggaaCTGAAAGTGCGCTCTGTCACATCATAcagggggatggtaaagatgttcaatgtgttggcccaggtgctggtcactgagggatgtcactagtgaccggctgcacacaggactttgtaccactgatgacatttgggctTGATCACCCAgacaacatcccacccaccctaacatccacttcttcagcccaggtagcCCCAACCTGGCTATAAAGACACCACGGGACACCATGTCAAAGtccttgcaaaattccatgtgcacaacatgcccttctgtcccctgcctgttttggttcagcaatcccttttttgtccttcaactacctggagatggctgcaggaggatgtaccctaccaccttcccagggatgaaGAGAAAGTGATCAGCTTATAACTCTCCCCCTATAATTCTCCCAATCTCGTTCCTGCAGttgaagatgggtttgacatctgccttttccatggaccccagaacctctctgattcctctgatatttttgagggctcagtccagaatcacaggcgAAGGTGACGTAgtgaacaggagcacttgcaatgagcttgttcaaggcagctgagatgagtctcactgggagagtgggggttgttcctggagtcacacagggAAGtctcagggctctgtcaggtgtccacatctcagctggcctcatgcacTCATCTTACACACAGGAGCGTTCAGAGACacgagtccttcccttgcacatgcagaggcagtgcattgcaggagtcgtagtgtctctctggcctcctgctgccactgccagaggctgggTGACCCCTCATCCCTGTGGTGATCATCTCGCTCTGCATTGGTGTGAGATGCCCCATGGCATGAGGAATGGACTCAGGGCCCTTGTTCAAGGAAACacctcccagtgctgcattcaggtggtttcccaggtgatgtTAGTCTCAATGAGAAGTGACCTCATGACATTCTTTGTCCCACATACCATCATGGCATCCCCAGGTATAGCTGATGGCATTCATGCTCTCTTACTTCACACACATGACGTGtatgcttacatctcctcctcacaatgcaaacatggacttctgagctacttatttATGTACCTCCGTGGAGGGAAAAAGTTtctccccagtgtggggtgagaggccagtgctgcaaatggtgtttgggaaGAACTAGAGAATGATGATTTCCCTGgttcagtgtcatggtttaaccccagccggcgactgagccccacacagccactcactcactcccctgggtGCAATGGCAGAGAGAATCACAAGGGTAGAACTGAGAAAACTtgcaggttgagataaagacagtttaataggtaaagaaaaagccacacaggtaagcaaaggaaaacatggaattcattcacttctttccatttgcaggcagggcctcagccatctccaggacatctgggctccatcacatgtaacggtgacttgggaagacaaatgctgtaactgtGAACGtccccatgttcatccttcttcccccaactttataTAACTGAGCATGATGgcataaggtatagaatatcacttttgtcagtcggggtcagctgtccatGCTGTCTTCCTTCACAGTTCCTTGcacacccccaccctgctcactggtggggtggggtgaggagcagaaaaggccttgactctgtgtaagccctgctcagcaataacgaaaacagccctgtgttatcaacactgtttatagcacaaatccaaaccacagccccataccagctactaggaagaaaattaactctctcccagccaaaccagcacaggcagcttccccagtgtgtccagtgagTATGGGCAGAGGCCATaccctggtccttcaagtctctcccaggaggcctggctgtgcgaggacactgctgtgtgctcccaccctgcaaatcacgCTGTTCACCTGTTCAGTGGAGTTTTCATCTGCGGGCCACtttcttgggcatgttcttgagatcaggtttggaagaagacctcagaCTTCAGGCAGTACCCTGAGCTgatcctctttcatgatggaaccGCTCTTATGGAGgccagctctgtcacagaagtgcccattgcctgtccctgcctgtggtcacaGGACTGCCatgcagcaggagtgtgaccaagctgccagagcactcaggccttacaccaaactgaaggggtgagaaagagagtgtggaagtgaaaagagaacagCTCTGGAAGACAAAGTGCTCATGGCAGGGCTcccatgctgggactctcttcccatCCACatctgcacacaggaattgtACCTGCAGGTCCATAAAATCTCAGAggaaagatctcagaagaaaaaaaagtcactgcaggcCCTTTATTATGTTAAAACACACATCATGACTCCTCATTATACCCAGCCAAttagtcagaaaagaaaagcagacaatgaattagaaaggggatgacaacagcattagaagtaaaatatcaccaccaacaacagaaagaacagacaaaaggctgggcctgtacagagttatattataatttttacaaagaagATGAGCAATTTATTGCTTCAGAATAACATTTAGTTATCAGTTtcttcagggcatccttgatctcctggttcctcatgctgtagatgagggggttcactgctggaggaaccaccgagtacagaaatgacaccaccaggtccagggatggggaggagatggaggggggtttcaggtaggcaaacatggCAGTGCTGATAAACAGTGAGActacagccaggtgagggaggcacgtggaaaaggctttgtgccgtccctgctcagaggggatcctcagcaccaccctgaagatctgcccataggacaccacaatgaaaacaaaacatccaaatgcTAAACAGGCAGTGACCACaagaagcccaacttccctgaggtaggagtgtgagcaggagagcttgaggatctgggggatttcacagaagaactggtccaggatGTTGCCTTGGCAGAGaggtaatgaaaatgtgttggccgtgtgcagcacagcccagagaaacccagtgccccaggcagctgctgccatgcggacacaagctctgctgcccaggagggtctcgtagtgcaggggtttgcagatggcaacgtaacggtcgtaggacatgatggtgaggagagaaaactctgctgagatcaagaagggaaagaaaaagacctgggcagcacatcccaagtaggagatgcccctgttgtcccagagggaattgtccatggctttggggagagtggtggagatggagcccaggtcgaggagggaggggttgaggaggaagaagtacatgggggtgtgcaggtggtggtcacaggcgatggtggtgatgatgaggccgttgcccaggagggcagccaggtagatgcccaggaagagccagaagtgcaagagctgcagctcccgtgtgtctgcgaatgccaggaggaggaactcagtgatggagctgctgttggacatttgtttctACTGGACATCAGGACCTGTACATGTTGgaaaaatcagtgagaagttAGGGTAGATTTCTCTGAACAAAAGATACTCCACTTCTTGCAGAATCCTTCCAAACTGATTCACCTCTTCCACAAAACCTTTGGCAGTTCCACCTCATGAGCTctggttccagctggctgagggtatccaagggagcaggggtctctgctgtgggctctggaggagtcagtgctatgctacaacagcaggcaaataggaacatGGGGTCATCTCAGATCAAATCCCCTTCTGATAACAAAGACTTATTAATATTTATCCCCCCTATTcacccaactgcagagcagagctgtagggaTTTCTTATGTTTAGTCTGTTCTAGTGGCCCCATCCCACCTGAGGAGTGTTCTTAAGGCAGAGatccttggcatttctgctgcactccATGGTGGAATCTTGTGAGTCCTTAAAGAAGAAGGGCCTGTCTATTTGTGCACAGTGAGGACAGCTGCTGTGTCCATCAGTCCtatccacagctgccttgtgcctgcacctatctgagctggaggacaatcgccctcaggtgttccctgcaaaagaaactggaccctgctgagagcagaggatctcagctctcccctcccagccagggacacagaggtgtctttacagctgcccgcatgcatcccagcagcatttccatgtcctTAGCACTGAGATGTCTTCTCCAGGGGGTTGTTAGAGAAAGAATGCCTTGGGGCAGCTGcgcccttctggagggcagcctgcagccaaggaggaccGCCAAGGGAAGGAGTCGAAGAACCAAAATTTGTGATGTCATGAAGGGGGATCAGGTCattgcccaccccacccactaCGGTGGCTGGAGCCCCAGAGTAAAGCAGGGGACTGAGACGCTTTTCCTCAGATCCATTGGCATGAGAGAACCCGCAGCAccagtgtctgagctgtgcttgaggcctccccctccacaccagtgagtgcagcagtaagaagggcagcagggagaagaggggaacacgCCAAAGTGCTCATGCCAAGGAAGGCAGGACAGGGAGACAACGCTGGGCACTCgagcatttctcctcctcagttgTCAGGCTGCTGCGAGGGCAACtcatcaccatgtccctgtgacattaatggcggggggctctgctgggtgggagaggagaccagggagttgctcagtgaaggtgtctgcactgcaggggatggcaaagagtcaccatcctcccacagcaTTACTGGTAGGAACTCCCTCACAATCAAGGCCATGTTtttgctgcctggagctgtcacaccCAGGAGCTGTTTGTCTGTCCCTAAATCTcatccctgtcagtgctcacagcccccatcccacccgctgtgtgctcagctctgccctgcagacccctcctggcagcagggcccagcccagggacatctctgtgtgtgcacagtctTAGGAACAGTATAAACAACTGCTAAGGAGAACTGGGGACTTAGAGTCTTCTccagaatggagaaataaattcccGTCCCCTTGTGTCTACTCAGGCAATGaacaggggaaaacacaaagcacagactcttAACCTTTCAGGTAAATGCTGCCTTGATGTGcttcttcaaaaaggctctcactatatgtcctaggggtgatctggagctgtgagcagccctgacccacacagcaccctttccacagcagaaggaccctgccctgccgggggtctctccttccccacacagcttctccccacagcgccgtgggcagctccccaggcaggctgagtgctgaccctggcaggcagcagagtccctgccccagcacacagcccctgggctgcagggaccctgctctcaaggacagccctgggcacccctggctgcacccacacctgcacacccctgcagccgtccccgggagaaggcagccgccatggcctgtccctctgacagtgcagcagggaagccctgctctggagcacggcctcctcctccagacaccagggacattcctggcggctgtgccggcttcaccacatccctccaccacctgcagctgcattgccctgcacccagagacttactgtgtcaagggctgcgaagatttctcctccagtgagctctcagcatcctgccactgccgtctgcctttcccctctctgtgcccggctcctctgccctcggtgcctgcaggcagtgccctcagccctgctgcgctttgcagaggagctgctcctgggcagagctgtctctctgcagcgctgaccacttgaCCTGAGCTCCCTCtctcccaggagcccggcccagctccgcagcacaggaccagcccaaggcattttaatgacccctctaATGGGTTTGGTGCTGAATATATGAGCCTCAGACAGTGACAGGACAATGAAGGTGCCTGTCAAGAAGTCACTCTCAGATGCAGACTACAAAGTCACTTGGCATTTTAGTGGGTCCctgtgaggaccattactgagaaagcctctccagggccttgttagatcagaaaactccaggcagagatgacagggaaACAAAGGCCATGGAACAAATTCTGAGTGAAACTGGGTGTGTTACATTAAGCAAAAGGGCCAAGGCCTGACCCCAACCTCTATGAAGTCAGATCCcgtccctcacacattgctcagggctcttcctggggcagtctgatgtggggatgggcaatgccaagggcaggactatggtccaacacctcccaggctcttaggtggggaaggggaggccatgagacccagtgctggaaggggaaggtgcttcctcatcaacatcagtggcagagacaacagccagagccaagggcagaaagagctcatctctgctgggggattttcagactttcttcatccctctatcgtctccaccacaggctgtcccaccgtgtcccacacctgcacctctttctctgcaggctgtagtcacccaccctcctaccacaccttgctctcacctgcgcatctcccttcctttactgagatctctccatcctccctggctgctccttgaaacacaaagcctggggctgctccagtctccctctgggtgacttgttacaccacagcactgcccttcgagtgacatttctctgtgtccagtctgggcctccccagaTGCACTTCgtggcattagttctttctcatgatgtatctcagtacaaagaaaagctccatcatctctgaaat comes from the Strix uralensis isolate ZFMK-TIS-50842 chromosome 31, bStrUra1, whole genome shotgun sequence genome and includes:
- the LOC141936123 gene encoding olfactory receptor 14A16-like, with the protein product MSNSSSITEFLLLAFADTRELQLLHFWLFLGIYLAALLGNGLIITTIACDHHLHTPMYFFLLNPSLLDLGSISTTLPKAMDNSLWDNRGISYLGCAAQVFFFPFLISAEFSLLTIMSYDRYVAICKPLHYETLLGSRACVRMAAAAWGTGFLWAVLHTANTFSLPLCQGNILDQFFCEIPQILKLSCSHSYLREVGLLVVTACLAFGCFVFIVVSYGQIFRVVLRIPSEQGRHKAFSTCLPHLAVVSLFISTAMFAYLKPPSISSPSLDLVVSFLYSVVPPAVNPLIYSMRNQEIKDALKKLITKCYSEAINCSSSL